In one Gopherus evgoodei ecotype Sinaloan lineage chromosome 1, rGopEvg1_v1.p, whole genome shotgun sequence genomic region, the following are encoded:
- the CHD1L gene encoding chromodomain-helicase-DNA-binding protein 1-like isoform X3, with amino-acid sequence MSALQRKYYKAILMKDLDAFENEAGKKVKLQNVLIQLRKCVAHPYLFSGVEPEPFEIGDHIIEASGKLCLLDKLLSFLYAGGHRVLLFSQMTRMLDILQDYMDYRGYSYERLDGSVRGEERHLAIKNFGQQPIFIFLLSTRAGGVGMNLTAADTVIFVDSDFNPQNDLQATARAHRIGQNKPVKIIRLIGRDTVEEIIYRRAASKLQFTNTIIEGGQFALGVPKCQDAADMQLSEILKFGLDKLLSSEGSTIQDVELENILGETKEGMWVMDVVLPSEEESREQDTENHMYLYEGKDYSKDPSREDRRAFDQLLDLQKVLEETNQEGRALRNKANVLVTGLQEVPTRRKHALSPEELEARRRKRQEAAAKRARLMEEKKQKKAEAEHKKKMAWWEANHYRSPCLPSEESDSEDAFEEEEDRLVVELDETDPELNSIKYVMGDVTHPRAKEEDAIIVHCIDDSGRWGRGGLFTALEVRSDQPRKIYELAGRMKDVALGRTLLFPIDDKESRNKGQDLLALIVAQHRDRSNNLSGIKLSALEEGLKKIYLAAKKRNASVHLPRIGHATKGFNWYGTERLIRKYLATRGIPTSIYYFPRNKASSSSSQPSTTSVTTSNP; translated from the exons ATGCATTTGAAAATGAAGCAGGAAAGAAGGTCAAACTTCAGAATGTCTTAATTCAGCTTCGAAAGTGTGTAGCCCATCCATACCTGTTCAGTG GTGTTGAACCAGAGCCCTTTGAAATTGGAGACCACATCATCGAAGCCAGTGGGAAGCTGTGCTTGTTAGACAAACTCCTTTCTTTCTTATATGCTGG CGGTCATCGGGTCTTGTTGTTTTCTCAGATGACTCGGATGCTGGATATTCTGCAAGACTACATGGACTATAGAG GCTATAGCTATGAGCGGCTGGATGGATCTGTCAGAGGGGAAGAGAGGCACCTTGCCATTAAGAATTTTGGTCAGCAGCccatttttattttcctgctgAGCACCAGGGCAG GTGGAGTCGGCATGAATCTAACTGCAGCAGATACAGTTATTTTTGTTGACAGTGATTTTAACCCACAAAATGACTTGCAAGCCACAGCGAGAGCTCACAGGATTGGCCAGAACAA GCCTGTAAAAATTATCCGCTTGATTGGACGGGACACTGTAGAAGAAATAATCTACCGTCGAGCTGCATCGAAGCTCCAGTTTACAAACACCATTATCGAAGGGGGGCAGTTTGCTCTGGGAGTACCCAAGTGCCAGGATGCAGCAGACATGCAG CTGAGTGAAATTCTGAAGTTTGGTTTGGATAAGCTGCTCTCATCAGAGGGGAGCACCATCCAGGATGTGGAGCTGGAAAATATCCTTGGAGAGACAAAAGAAGGAATGTGGGTAATGGATGTTGTTCTACCAAGTGAAGAAGAAAGCAGAGAGCAAGATACAGAAA atcataTGTACCTATATGAAGGCAAAGATTATTCGAAAGACCCAAGCAGAGAAGACAGAAGAGCATTTGACCAGCTTTTGGATCTTCAGAAAGTCCTTGAAGAGACCAATCAAGAAGGAAGAGCCCTCCGAAATAAAGCAAAT GTACTTGTCACGGGTCTTCAGGAGGTGCCTACAAGGAGGAAGCATGCACTGAGCCCAGAAGAGCTGGAGGCCAGGAGAAGGAAACGACAGGAGGCAGCAGCAAAGAGAGCACGGCTCAtggaagaaaagaaacagaagaaagcAGAAGCTGAACACAAGAAAAA GATGGCCTGGTGGGAAGCAAATCACTACAGATCCCCCTGTCTGCCCTCAGAGGAGAGTGACTCAGAGGATGcctttgaggaggaggaagacaggctGGTTGTGGAGTTAGATGAGACAGACCCAGAGCTGAACTCCATCAAGTATGTGATGGGTGATGttacccaccccagagccaaagAGGAGGATGCGATCATCGTCCATTGCATAG ATGATTCCGGccggtggggaaggggaggattaTTTACAGCTCTGGAAGTTCGTTCTGATCAGCCCAGGAAAATATACGAGCTGGCAGGAAGGATGAAag ACGTGGCATTGGGAAGAACCCTCTTATTCCCCATTGACGATAAAGAATCCAGAAATAAAGGCCAGGACTTG TTGGCCCTGATTGTAGCACAGCACCGGGATCGGTCCAACAACTTGTCTGGCATTAAGCTATCCGCTTTGGAAGAGGGCTTAAAGAAGATTTATTTAGCAGCCAAGAAAAGGAATG CAAGTGTCCATCTTCCACGTATTGGACATGCAACTAAGGGATTTAACTGGTATGGTACTGAGCGGCTTATCCGAAAATATTTAGCAACAAGAGGAATCCCCACATCTAT ATACTACTTCCCTAGGAATAaagcctcttcctcttcttcacaACCATCCACAACTTCAGTGACAACCTCAAACCCTTGA